From a region of the Bacillus marinisedimentorum genome:
- a CDS encoding NRDE family protein yields MYRGETISGMCLINFAYQREGKYKLVLAANRDEFYGRPTESASFWEDHPEILAGRDLEQMGTWMGVTKSGRFAALTNYRNPAEKQAGKASRGNIVKDFLAGSDAPGDFLEALHKKKDDYQGFNIIVGTVNDLFYYSNYDPVIRKLDPGIYSLSNALLDTPWPKTVRGKAGISACTGNDAEDTMHECLFKVLGDEERANDADLPDTGVPLEWERSLSPVFIKRPEYGTRASTIMTVDSNNGIMFIERTFEEGEFKLEKRFFFTAGQEE; encoded by the coding sequence ATGTATAGAGGGGAGACGATTTCCGGCATGTGCCTGATCAATTTTGCTTATCAAAGAGAAGGAAAATATAAATTGGTGCTGGCCGCTAACCGTGATGAATTTTACGGACGGCCAACGGAATCCGCCAGTTTCTGGGAAGATCATCCTGAAATTCTTGCGGGGCGAGATCTTGAACAGATGGGTACCTGGATGGGGGTTACAAAAAGCGGCCGGTTCGCCGCACTTACGAATTATCGCAATCCTGCCGAAAAACAGGCAGGGAAAGCTTCACGCGGTAATATCGTGAAAGACTTTTTGGCCGGCAGTGATGCGCCCGGGGACTTTCTTGAAGCACTCCATAAGAAAAAGGATGATTATCAAGGATTTAACATTATCGTTGGAACGGTTAATGACCTTTTTTATTACTCGAACTATGATCCGGTCATCCGAAAACTCGACCCGGGGATCTACAGCCTCAGCAATGCCCTGCTGGATACCCCATGGCCGAAGACAGTCCGCGGGAAGGCGGGCATTTCAGCATGCACTGGAAACGATGCAGAAGATACGATGCATGAATGCTTATTTAAAGTGCTGGGGGATGAAGAGCGTGCAAACGATGCGGATTTGCCGGATACCGGTGTTCCGCTGGAGTGGGAGCGGTCGCTGTCCCCTGTTTTTATTAAAAGGCCGGAGTACGGGACAAGGGCGTCAACGATAATGACGGTTGACAGTAATAACGGGATTATGTTCATTGAACGGACATTTGAAGAAGGTGAATTCAAGCTTGAAAAACGCTTTTTCTTTACGGCAGGTCAGGAAGAGTGA